The Montipora capricornis isolate CH-2021 chromosome 6, ASM3666992v2, whole genome shotgun sequence genome has a window encoding:
- the LOC138050316 gene encoding uncharacterized protein, producing MEFKAFIVFCFAFFVVTVSGFSVSKREAAEEKDTVSKYTVKIHDGEKEIDETLEINTEDETETINVPDDGNTSASAPGAVKSLYDFKRNLAMHRMSNQKACFLSNSTDNLPNPGDLKKVLDEGSSLSPSQDSFEYATDGTLDDRSMLSDEMKELCDGLPIYVTTQKSSVEVEKQNSLNREKRWPCWRRYYYVCYRFCCSWWCCRYICVYRWYYVCSG from the exons ATG GAGTTCAAGGCGTTTATCGTTTTCTGCTTTGCTTTCTTCGTTGTTACCGTATCTGGATTCTCAGTTTCTAAACGTGAAGCGGcagaagaaaag GACACCGTGTCAAAGTATACTGTTAAAATTCACGATGGAGAGAAAGAGATTGATGAAACACTTGAGATTAACACCGAGGACGAAACAGAGACCATCAACGTTCCAGACGATGGCAACACTAGTGCCAGTGCTCCCGGAGCAGTCAAATCTCTTTACGATTTCAAGCGA AACTTGGCCATGCATCGGATGTCTAATCAGAAAGCCTGCTTTCTGAGCAACTCTACGGACAATCTACCAAATCCTGGCGACCTCAAGAAAGTACTTGATGAG GGAAGTTCTTTAAGCCCCTCTCAGGATTCGTTTGAGTATGCGACTGACGGAACTCTAGACGACCGGTCGATGTTGAGTGATGAGATGAAGGAATTGTGTGACGGGCTTCCCATTTATGTGACAACGCAGAAAAGCTCGGTCGaagtggaaaaacaaaacagcctTAACC gAGAGAAGCGCTGGCCTTGCTGGCGACGCTACTACTATGTTTGCTACAGATTTTGCTGTTCTTGGTGGTGCTGTAGATACATATGTGTCTACCGTTGGTATTATGTATGTTCAGGATAA